Genomic segment of Ruegeria sp. TM1040:
TGGCGACCGTGATCTCAACCTCGAAGGTGCGGGTTGTTTCATCGGCAGAGCGGCTGATGAAGGACACGGTGCCCGTCACTTGTTGGCCGGTTGCCAGCCGTGCGCCTGCAGCGGCACCCATTTCGACACGGTCGATCGAGGTCTCCGGCACATAGCCAACCAGCTTGATTGTATCGAGCTGGATCACCGTCGCGCAGAGGGTTCCAGCCTGCAACAGGCTTCCGAGCTCTGCGGTGTCGGACTCGAGGATCCCATCAAAGGGCGCGTGGATCACGATGCGTTCGATCTCCTGCTCGGCGGCATCCACTGCGGCAGAGGCGGACTCGATGCTCGCATGCGAAGAGGTGAGCCCGCCCTCGGCTGTCGCGATGGCCGCTTGCGCGGTGCGCTCGGCGGCGCGGGCTGAGGCGAGGCGTGTCTCGGAGGCAAATCCGCCTTCCGAAAGCTTCTCTGCCGCCGTGAGGTTGATGCGCGCTTCTTCGAGTACGGCTTTTGCCTCTTCAAGGCGGGCCTCGGCTGCGGGGATATTGGCACGGGCCTCCGCGAGGCGGGCGCGCGCCTCCAATAGGGAGGCAGGTCGCGTGCCCGGATCGAGTTCACAGAGAACATCGCCCTTCTTCACAGAGGCCCCCTTGCGCAGCGGCTCAGAGATCACGGTCGAGGAGGTCTCTGCCAGCACATTCACCTGCCGAATGGCCCGGGTCTGCCCACGCAGAACCACCGCATTGTCGATGGCGCGCGCCGTGGAGTGCACGGCAACAACTGCGACCTTTGGACCAGATTGCGCCACATCGGTCGATGCGTCGCCCGGT
This window contains:
- a CDS encoding efflux RND transporter periplasmic adaptor subunit; this translates as MRIIPLLTAAVVTAGLYAVVMERDSLLAFARGEDAPSADATDAQAEPGDASTDVAQSGPKVAVVAVHSTARAIDNAVVLRGQTRAIRQVNVLAETSSTVISEPLRKGASVKKGDVLCELDPGTRPASLLEARARLAEARANIPAAEARLEEAKAVLEEARINLTAAEKLSEGGFASETRLASARAAERTAQAAIATAEGGLTSSHASIESASAAVDAAEQEIERIVIHAPFDGILESDTAELGSLLQAGTLCATVIQLDTIKLVGYVPETSIDRVEMGAAAGARLATGQQVTGTVSFISRSADETTRTFEVEITVANPDLKIRDGQTAEIVIAAEGTKAHRLPQSALTLNNEGQLGVRVVRDDMTAGFVPVTLLRDEASGVWLDGLPEEANVITVGQDFVTEGVALAPTYQEMSE